One window from the genome of Rhinolophus ferrumequinum isolate MPI-CBG mRhiFer1 chromosome 22, mRhiFer1_v1.p, whole genome shotgun sequence encodes:
- the NUAK2 gene encoding LOW QUALITY PROTEIN: NUAK family SNF1-like kinase 2 (The sequence of the model RefSeq protein was modified relative to this genomic sequence to represent the inferred CDS: inserted 8 bases in 8 codons; deleted 4 bases in 4 codons), whose product MRRLGARSRAAVGSRAGRGSCAPDLALPPEPVPTLHSLQLAMESLAFPWRPSPAPSVAAALADGLKSPKPLMKKQAVKRHHHKHNLRHRYEFLETLGKGTYGKVKKARESSGRLVAIKSIRKDRIKDEQDLMHIRREIEIMSSLNHPHIIAIHEVFENSSKIVIVMEYASRGDLYDYISERQQLSERDARHFFRQIVSAVHYCHQNGVVHRDLKLENILLDANGNIKIADFGLSNLYYQGKFLQTFCGSPLYASPEIVNGKPYTGPEVDSWSLGVLLYILVHGTMPFDGQDHKTLVKQISNGAYREPPKPSDACGLIRWLLMVNPTRRATLEDVASHWWVNWGYATCVGEQTALQERGQPGSDASRXSMADWLRRSSRPLLENGAKVCSFFKQHTPGGGIVAXGLERQHSLKKSRKENDMAQSLQGDPAGDPSPRPGKGSLKLPXGILKKKVSGSSERAREDSELSAVPAXPGQAAPPLPKKGILKTPRQRESGYYSSPEPSESGXLLDAGDVFMSGXPREQQPPQALGLLRRKGILKHNGKFSRTALERTATTTFGSLNELASPCCPSRASRPSGALSEESILSSESFDQLDLPERLPEPLLRGCVSVDNLMGLEEPNSEGPGSRGLRRWRQDPLGESCFXLMDCQEVTEAYRQALXVCSKLS is encoded by the exons ATGCGGCGCCTGGGCGCGCGCTCCCGGGCAGCTGTGGGTTCCCGTGCGGGGCGCGGGTCGTGTGCCCCGGATCTAGCTCTGCCCCCCGAGCCAGTCCCCACTCTGCACTCGCTCCAGCTAGCGATGGAGTCGCTGGCTTTCCCCTGgcgccccagccctgctccctcgGTCGCCGCCGCCCTGGCCGACGGGCTCAAGTCGCCCAAGCCCCTAATGAAGAAACAGGCGGTGAAGCGGCACCACCACAAGCACAACCTGCGGCACCGCTACGAGTTCCTGGAGACCCTGGGCAAAGGCACCTACGGCAAGGTGAAGAAGGCGCGGGAGAGCTCGGGGCGCCTG GTGGCCATCAAGTCGATCCGGAAAGACAGAATCAAAGATGAGCAAGATCTGATGCACATTCGACGAGAGATTGAGATTATGTCCTCACTCAACCACCCGCACATCATTGCCATCCATGAAG TGTTTGAGAACAGCAGCAAGATTGTGATTGTCATGGAGTACGCCAGCCGGGGCGACCTGTATGACTACATCAGTGAGCGGCAGCAGCTCAGCGAGCGTGATGCCCGCCATTTCTTCCGGCAGATTGTCTCTGCTGTGCACTATTGCCACCAG AATGGGGTTGTCCACCGGGATCTCAAACTGGAGAACATCCTCCTAGATGCCAATGGAAATATCAAG ATTGCTGACTTTGGCCTCTCCAACCTCTACTACCAAGGCAAGTTCCTGCAGACATTCTGCGGGAGCCCCCTCTACGCCTCACCGGAAATAGTCAACGGGAAGCCCTACACAGGCCCAGAG GTAGACAGCTGGTCCCTGGGTGTTCTCCTGTACATCCTGGTACATGGCACCATGCCCTTTGATGGGCAAGACCATAAGACGCTGGTGAAACAGATCAGCAATGGGGCCTACCGGGAGCCGCCTAAACCCTCTG ACGCCTGTGGCCTGATCCGGTGGCTGTTAATGGTGAACCCCACCCGTCGGGCCACCCTGGAGGATGTGGCCAGTCACTGGTGGGTCAACTGGGGTTATGCCACCTGTGTGGGGGAACAGACGGCTCTGCAGGAGCGAGGGCAGCCTGGCAGTGACGCCAGCC CCTCCATGGCTGACTGGCTCCGGCGGTCCTCCCGTCCCCTCCTGGAGAACGGC GCCAAAGTATGCAGCTTCTTCAAGCAGCACACACCTGGAGGTGGGATCGTGG CTGGCCTGGAGCGCCAGCATTCTCTTAAGAAGTCCCGCAAAGAGAATGACATGGCCCAGTCC CTCCAGGGGGACCCGGCTGGCGACCCCTCCCCTCGCCCTGGCAAGGGCAGCCTCAAGCTAC AAGGCATTCTCAAAAAGAAGGTGTCTGGCTCCTCAGAGCGGGCAAGGGAGGACTCTGAACTCAGCGCGGTCCCTG AGCCCGGGCAGGCTGCCCCCCCGCTTCCCAAGAAGGGCATCCTCAAGACGCCTCGGCAGCGGGAATCTGGCTACTACTCCTCTCCTGAACCCAGCGAGTCCG AGCTCTTGGATGCAGGGGACGTGTTCATGAGTG GTCCCCGGGAGCAGCAGCCCCCCCAGGCCTTGGGGCTGCTCCGCCGCAAGGGCATCCTCAAGCACAACGGCAAG TTCTCCCGCACAGCCCTGGAGCGCACAGCCACCACCACCTTCGGCTCCTTGAATGAACTGGCCTCACCTTGCTGTCCATCCCGGGCCAGCCGCCCCTCGGGGGCTCTGAGTGAGGAGAGCATCCTGTCTTCTGAGTCCTTTGACCAGCTGGACTTGCCTGAACGGCTCCCTGAACCCCTGCTGCGGGGC TGTGTGTCTGTGGACAACCTTATGGGGCTTGAGGAGCCCAACTCAGAGGGCCCTGGAAGCAGGGGCCTGAGGCGCTGGCGCCAGGACCCCTTGGGGGAAAGCTGCT TCCTCATGGACTGCCAGGAGGTGACAGAGGCCTATCGACAGGCAC GGGTCTGCTCAAAGCTCAGCTGA